From a region of the Mercurialis annua linkage group LG1-X, ddMerAnnu1.2, whole genome shotgun sequence genome:
- the LOC126668538 gene encoding E3 ubiquitin-protein ligase SINA-like 10, which translates to MSDNIVRSFNLEVMDCPICCEPLIPPIIQCENGHTTCSTCSMKVKNCHSCTLPIGSMRNRAMEAVVDAVTVFCHNKIYGCTESFSYDAKTKHEKYCSFVACSCPLPDCNIKGSSKMIYGHSKEMHTDSFIPFHFGRRFGVSLNLDDRGLLLQEDTSDTVFVLNNTTSSYGNIITVFCLGPMSNRRCPYDIEIKFTESSVDRFHSSTKNFQDTNSYYRSLTRLLIDSSDRDFFPDGLVKMEFCVCRSWEFGSEDDI; encoded by the exons ATGTCTGATAATATAGTTCGTTCATTTAATCTTGAAGTTATGGATTGCCCCATCTGCTGCGAACCGTTAATTCCTCCAATTATTCAG TGTGAGAATGGCCACACAACTTGCAGCACATGCTCTATGAAGGTTAAAAATTGCCATTCTTGCACTTTGCCCATAGGATCAATGAGAAATCGGGCAATGGAAGCGGTCGTGGACGCTGTTACAGTGTTTTGCCATAACAAAATTTATGGATGCACTGAAAGCTTCAGTTACGACGCAAAGACGAAACACGAGAAGTATTGTTCCTTCGTAGCGTGTTCATGCCCGCTTCCAGACTGCAACATCAAAGGATCGTCCAAAATGATTTATGGTCACAGCAAAGAGATGCATACAGATTCGTTTATACCATTTCATTTTGGACGTAGATTCGGTGTTTCTCTGAACTTGGATGATAGGGGCTTACTTCTCCAAGAGGACACATCAGACACTGTGTTTGTTTTGAACAACACAACGTCTTCTTAtgggaatattataactgtgTTTTGTCTGGGACCAATGTCAAACAGACGCTGCCCTTATGACATCGAAATAAAATTTACCGAATCCTCCGTTGACAGGTTTCATTCTTCTACGAAGAATTTTCAAGACACCAACAGTTACTACCGTTCGTTGACAAGGTTACTTATTGATAGTAGTGATCGTGATTTTTTTCCTGACGGGTTGGTAAAGATGGAGTTTTGTGTATGTCGATCATGGGAGTTTGGTTCGGAGGATGACATATAA